The Sporosarcina ureae genome includes a region encoding these proteins:
- a CDS encoding ABC transporter substrate-binding protein produces the protein MKKFWQLMLTAMLAVLLLAACGSDSEKEETPADENQAGEEANTEQQSTDTTSYPYTLTDATGEEMTFEQAPETVISLIPSNTEILFGIDAGDKVIAVTENDDYPEEVTELDTVGDFTVNVEKVISLEPEAVFASEMMLGSSEEGLNQIREAGIPVIVVQNAGSFDETYEVIELIGEVMDKNVEANQIVEDMKAKVADIKKKAADITDKKRVFVENSDAPEIYAPGKGTFPQQFLDMIHAENIVTEEGWIMISPETIVDENPDVILAMYSYVPNVVENIKTRDGFDTVTAIKEDQVIQLDEDITSRTGPRLADGLELFAKAVYPEVFGE, from the coding sequence ATGAAGAAGTTTTGGCAACTGATGCTAACGGCAATGCTTGCAGTACTACTACTCGCGGCATGCGGAAGCGACAGTGAAAAAGAAGAAACACCGGCAGATGAAAATCAGGCCGGCGAAGAAGCGAACACGGAACAACAATCAACGGATACAACGAGCTATCCATACACCTTGACGGATGCGACTGGCGAAGAAATGACATTTGAACAAGCGCCGGAAACTGTGATCTCATTAATTCCAAGCAATACGGAAATTTTATTTGGTATTGATGCGGGAGATAAAGTCATCGCGGTAACAGAAAACGATGACTACCCTGAAGAAGTAACGGAGCTTGATACAGTAGGGGACTTTACGGTTAACGTGGAAAAAGTCATTTCATTGGAGCCAGAAGCAGTGTTCGCAAGCGAAATGATGTTGGGTTCAAGTGAAGAAGGATTGAATCAAATTCGCGAAGCAGGCATCCCTGTAATCGTCGTGCAGAATGCAGGGTCATTTGACGAGACATATGAAGTGATTGAACTGATTGGTGAAGTCATGGACAAAAATGTAGAAGCCAATCAAATCGTCGAAGATATGAAAGCAAAAGTGGCAGATATCAAAAAGAAAGCAGCAGACATTACGGACAAGAAACGTGTGTTTGTTGAAAACTCCGATGCACCTGAAATTTATGCACCAGGAAAAGGGACATTCCCACAGCAATTCCTAGATATGATCCACGCTGAAAACATTGTGACAGAAGAAGGCTGGATTATGATCAGCCCTGAAACGATTGTAGATGAAAATCCGGATGTAATTTTGGCTATGTATAGTTATGTTCCGAATGTCGTAGAAAACATTAAAACGCGTGACGGATTTGATACGGTTACTGCGATCAAAGAAGATCAAGTTATTCAATTGGATGAAGACATCACTAGCCGTACGGGACCACGTTTAGCTGACGGATTAGAATTGTTTGCAAAAGCAGTCTATCCAGAGGTATTCGGTGAATAA
- the argS gene encoding arginine--tRNA ligase produces the protein MNAVEQIQHEIKVALHEAIEKAQLVEGTEIPEIKLESPRSKENGDYAANIAMQLTKLAKKPPRAIAESILEHLDTTNTAIDSIEIAGPGFLNIRLKTDSLGDIVKSVLDQGVDYGRSDSGQQQKIQVEFVSANPTGDLHLGHARGASLGDSLCNILDKAGYNVAREYYINDAGNQINNLALSIDVRYFEALGLEKEMPEDGYRGADIIAIAKDLVEQYGDKYVHVPEEERLAFFREHGLNIELDKLKKDLADFRVHFDNWFSETSLYNNGKIEVALTKLRENGHVYEEDGATWFRSTTFGDDKDRVLIKQDGSFTYLTPDIAYHQDKLSRGFDKLINIWGADHHGYIPRMKAAIQALGYDRDTLEVEVAQMVQLYKDGEKFKMSKRTGKAVTLRELVEEVGLDAVRYFFAMRSGDAQMDFDLDLAVSKSNENPVYYAQYAHARICSILRQAKEQNVEASTENVMLLQDEKELELLKKLGDFPKLISDSARMRAPHRVTTYIQELAATFHSFYNANKVLDPENKDLSEARLALITATKTTIANALKLVGVEAPERM, from the coding sequence ATGAATGCAGTAGAGCAGATTCAACATGAAATAAAAGTAGCATTGCACGAAGCAATTGAAAAAGCACAACTAGTCGAAGGAACAGAAATTCCAGAAATCAAACTGGAATCACCAAGAAGTAAAGAAAACGGCGACTATGCAGCGAATATCGCTATGCAGTTGACGAAACTAGCGAAAAAGCCACCACGAGCGATTGCGGAAAGTATTTTGGAGCACCTCGACACGACGAACACAGCAATTGATTCCATTGAAATTGCTGGACCCGGATTCCTCAATATCCGCTTAAAAACAGACAGTCTCGGGGATATCGTGAAATCCGTTCTTGACCAAGGAGTTGACTACGGTCGTTCCGACAGTGGACAACAACAGAAAATTCAAGTGGAATTCGTATCAGCGAACCCAACAGGCGACTTGCACTTAGGGCACGCACGCGGGGCATCACTTGGAGATTCACTATGTAATATTCTCGACAAAGCAGGCTATAATGTAGCGCGCGAATACTATATTAACGATGCTGGTAATCAAATAAACAACTTAGCATTATCTATCGACGTTCGGTATTTCGAAGCACTTGGCTTAGAAAAAGAAATGCCAGAAGACGGCTATCGTGGTGCGGATATCATTGCGATCGCAAAAGATCTCGTCGAACAATACGGTGACAAATATGTCCATGTACCAGAAGAAGAGCGGCTTGCATTTTTCCGTGAGCACGGATTGAATATCGAACTGGATAAGCTGAAGAAAGACTTAGCGGACTTCCGCGTTCATTTCGATAACTGGTTCTCGGAAACCTCTCTATATAACAACGGCAAGATCGAAGTCGCACTTACTAAACTTCGTGAAAACGGCCATGTCTATGAAGAAGATGGTGCCACTTGGTTCCGCTCTACTACATTTGGCGACGACAAAGACCGTGTACTGATCAAACAAGACGGTTCGTTCACATACTTAACACCGGATATCGCGTATCACCAAGACAAGCTAAGTCGCGGATTCGATAAACTCATCAATATTTGGGGAGCAGACCACCACGGATATATTCCGCGTATGAAAGCGGCAATCCAGGCACTTGGCTATGACCGGGATACACTCGAAGTAGAAGTGGCACAAATGGTTCAGCTTTATAAAGACGGAGAAAAATTCAAGATGAGCAAACGCACAGGAAAAGCGGTCACACTACGTGAATTGGTGGAAGAAGTAGGCTTAGACGCTGTACGTTACTTCTTCGCGATGCGCTCAGGCGATGCACAAATGGACTTCGATTTAGATTTGGCGGTATCCAAATCCAATGAAAACCCTGTCTACTACGCACAATACGCGCATGCACGTATTTGCTCGATCCTACGTCAGGCAAAAGAACAAAACGTAGAAGCATCAACAGAAAACGTCATGCTATTGCAAGACGAAAAAGAGCTAGAGCTGCTGAAGAAACTCGGAGACTTCCCGAAACTAATCAGCGACTCAGCTCGTATGCGCGCACCGCACCGCGTGACGACATATATCCAAGAACTAGCAGCTACATTCCATAGTTTCTACAATGCTAATAAAGTGCTGGATCCGGAAAACAAAGACCTTTCCGAAGCACGTTTAGCTTTGATTACAGCAACAAAAACGACGATTGCGAACGCGTTGAAATTGGTTGGCGTGGAAGCACCTGAAAGAATGTAA
- a CDS encoding FecCD family ABC transporter permease, producing the protein MNKTALAYVVSMATLLVAIWLGVSIGTVKIPIETLWNQSDTTASNILWKIRMPRVLLAGIVGASLAISGAAFQGLLKNPLADPYTLGVSSGASVGAVITLFFGISLPILGAFTLPVFSMIGAAMTMFLVIGFARMVDRSMKMETIILTGIIFGSFLGSVLSLMIALTQEELRQIVGWLLGSVSMRGWNYILMVLPFFIIGSFMLWLNRRELNALLFGEERAHHLGVNVKQRKLMILLGGSVLTGSAVAVSGTIGFVGLVVPHMTRMLWGSDHRHVLPLSLCNGASLLIICDLVARTIISPAELPVGVITAFIGAPVFAYIFYKQRRKGAM; encoded by the coding sequence GTGAATAAAACCGCCCTCGCCTATGTCGTGTCGATGGCCACATTGCTTGTGGCCATCTGGCTCGGCGTATCGATCGGTACAGTGAAAATACCAATAGAGACGCTATGGAATCAATCGGATACGACCGCAAGTAATATACTGTGGAAGATCCGCATGCCCCGTGTGTTGCTGGCGGGAATCGTCGGTGCATCACTAGCTATTTCAGGAGCCGCTTTCCAAGGGCTATTGAAAAACCCATTAGCTGATCCTTACACCCTCGGAGTGTCATCCGGTGCCTCTGTCGGCGCCGTGATCACACTCTTTTTTGGTATTTCGCTACCGATTCTGGGCGCATTCACCTTACCTGTGTTTAGTATGATCGGTGCCGCCATGACGATGTTTCTAGTAATTGGTTTCGCTCGAATGGTCGATCGATCAATGAAAATGGAAACAATTATTTTAACAGGCATTATTTTTGGTTCATTTCTCGGCTCCGTGCTGTCGCTAATGATTGCGTTAACACAAGAAGAGCTTCGTCAGATTGTAGGGTGGCTGCTTGGTAGCGTATCCATGCGCGGTTGGAATTATATTCTGATGGTACTGCCGTTTTTCATCATCGGTTCCTTCATGCTGTGGCTCAATCGCCGCGAGTTGAACGCTTTATTATTTGGTGAAGAACGCGCACATCATCTCGGAGTCAATGTCAAACAGCGTAAATTGATGATTTTGCTAGGTGGTTCGGTTTTAACAGGTTCTGCTGTTGCGGTGTCTGGGACCATCGGCTTTGTCGGTCTAGTAGTCCCTCATATGACACGCATGCTATGGGGTTCCGATCACCGTCATGTTCTGCCGTTATCACTATGTAACGGTGCTTCCTTATTGATCATTTGCGATCTCGTGGCTCGAACGATTATTTCACCGGCTGAATTACCGGTCGGTGTCATTACAGCATTCATTGGCGCTCCGGTGTTTGCTTATATCTTTTACAAACAACGTAGAAAAGGGGCGATGTGA
- a CDS encoding adenosylcobinamide amidohydrolase, translated as MLQVDNLSGGYGKEPIVRNVSFHVEKGEVLGILGPNGSGKSTLLKIISGILPKQSGKVMIAGKPSGAYTQKQFAQQVAVLPQLHAHAFSHSVKDTVALGRYPYQSGIFSSWSELDEQAVQEAMNYTGVTRYENTAIELLSGGEQQRVFVAQALAQQAPILLLDEPTNHLDIAHQQQLLDTIRNQARQKGITVISVFHDINLAALYCDRLLLLKNGEVASIGVPQDVVLEQEIHHVYDARVKTQPHPEMPKPQMTLLPNLQEKVELFSVKKADVKIREDHVLLQSNQPLKTISSAVHNAGLGWYRTFVNRGVRADYMIDDVQRENTEYLRALGYHLTDTVAMMTAVSPEHVEVEEYEGPFGSIVVAVTAGVGNAVDVSKSWQREDIPYIGTINTWVFINGELSEEAFVQALITATEAKVKALQDERVKDPESGTVATGTSTDSLLIASTQQGEYLPYAGPITQLGKLIGKGVYDCTVRAIHSYRAAVGEHV; from the coding sequence ATGTTGCAAGTGGACAATCTATCGGGAGGCTACGGCAAAGAACCAATTGTGCGAAATGTGTCGTTCCACGTGGAAAAAGGAGAAGTTCTTGGAATATTAGGGCCGAATGGTAGCGGAAAATCCACGTTATTGAAAATCATCTCGGGAATTTTGCCGAAACAAAGCGGTAAAGTCATGATCGCCGGTAAACCTTCGGGCGCCTATACTCAAAAGCAATTTGCACAGCAAGTAGCCGTCTTGCCACAGCTTCATGCCCATGCGTTTTCTCATAGCGTCAAAGACACCGTCGCTCTCGGTCGCTATCCGTATCAGTCGGGGATTTTTTCGAGTTGGTCGGAGCTAGACGAGCAAGCAGTGCAAGAAGCGATGAACTATACAGGCGTCACGCGATATGAAAATACCGCTATTGAATTATTATCTGGCGGTGAGCAACAACGTGTATTCGTTGCCCAAGCACTCGCCCAGCAAGCACCTATTTTATTATTGGATGAACCGACAAACCATCTAGACATCGCGCATCAACAGCAATTGCTCGATACGATCCGCAATCAAGCGAGACAGAAGGGGATCACGGTCATCTCAGTATTTCACGACATCAATTTGGCCGCACTCTATTGTGATCGCTTATTGTTGCTGAAGAACGGGGAAGTAGCATCAATTGGTGTGCCGCAAGACGTCGTACTGGAACAAGAAATTCATCATGTGTACGACGCGCGCGTCAAAACACAGCCTCACCCTGAAATGCCGAAGCCTCAAATGACGCTATTGCCGAACTTGCAAGAAAAGGTGGAGCTGTTTAGTGTGAAGAAAGCGGACGTAAAGATTCGTGAAGATCACGTACTGTTGCAATCCAACCAACCACTGAAGACCATTTCTTCAGCGGTCCATAATGCGGGGCTTGGTTGGTACCGGACATTCGTCAATCGAGGTGTACGTGCAGATTATATGATCGATGACGTACAACGCGAGAATACGGAATACTTACGTGCGCTAGGCTATCATTTGACAGATACAGTTGCGATGATGACGGCGGTTAGTCCGGAGCACGTTGAAGTGGAAGAATACGAAGGACCATTTGGCTCGATTGTCGTGGCAGTGACAGCAGGTGTCGGAAACGCGGTCGATGTTTCGAAGTCGTGGCAGCGTGAAGATATTCCGTACATCGGGACAATCAACACATGGGTATTCATTAATGGCGAATTAAGTGAAGAAGCATTCGTCCAAGCATTGATTACCGCAACGGAAGCGAAAGTGAAAGCACTGCAAGATGAGCGAGTAAAGGATCCTGAATCCGGCACGGTCGCTACAGGTACTTCGACAGACAGCTTGCTGATCGCATCGACACAACAAGGGGAATACTTGCCGTACGCTGGACCGATTACGCAACTCGGAAAGTTGATTGGTAAAGGGGTTTATGACTGTACGGTACGAGCTATTCATTCATATCGAGCAGCAGTAGGTGAGCACGTATGA
- a CDS encoding DUF1934 domain-containing protein, with amino-acid sequence MEAPKMEVQLRSVIQHPDQQAETHTMQATGELIEKKGQAYLLFEERTEGMPPVRTTVKLHADDAFIMRKGGVQMRLPFRQDDTRFGTYGNGPAVMDLAVYTNQLEWVPGRFTVAYDLHSDESLLGKYHLTITYSEVTK; translated from the coding sequence ATGGAAGCGCCAAAAATGGAAGTTCAGCTCCGTTCCGTTATTCAACATCCAGACCAGCAAGCGGAAACGCATACGATGCAGGCGACTGGAGAACTCATTGAGAAAAAAGGACAGGCCTACTTATTGTTTGAAGAACGAACAGAAGGAATGCCGCCGGTCCGAACGACGGTGAAATTACATGCCGATGATGCCTTCATCATGCGTAAGGGCGGTGTGCAGATGCGATTGCCGTTCAGACAGGATGATACTCGTTTCGGTACATACGGTAATGGCCCTGCCGTTATGGATTTAGCCGTTTATACTAATCAACTGGAGTGGGTACCCGGACGCTTTACGGTAGCGTACGACTTACATTCAGACGAAAGCTTATTAGGGAAATATCATTTGACAATAACCTACTCGGAGGTAACAAAATGA
- a CDS encoding transglycosylase domain-containing protein, which yields MKRTDYIKSTNRKKWKKIALSLSITSIAAILTVLIALRIYAQVLGAPSLSVPKASLFLDHSGHQIGDHFSQHRRYWMKLSDMSPFLSDAFVATEDKKFYSHNGFDYKRIAGAILKDVKTMSKAQGASTITMQYARNLYLTHEKSWTRKLHEALFAYRLEIFYDKDTILEGYLNTVYFGHGMYGVEAASRFYFSKAAKDLTLEEAATIAAIAKGPSIYSPLDHPENSRDRQLLVLNQMELYDYISTEQKERAIEEEIVLKTDSWKDMKQVAPYFLDAAWQQAEDILASKGRAPAEGGWQIRTTLNQQHQQAAEQAIKQAMPENDLQIGFISMAADTGFVTSMIGGVDFGESSFNRVTQAKRQPGSAMKPILYAAALEKGMNPLTFMTAEKTLFTYDDGRSTYEPSNINDEFAAKPISLAQAIAISDNIYAVKTLEQVGYKPYTKMAQRLGIDVTFPESPAVALGTSDVTLFEMTTAYNRIASKGKQVEPQMILSITDANGKLVYEHPSKKPKQVMSEQDAFVLTHLMTGMFDPVFNDYLTSTGLSMRPKQTRPYAAKSGTTISDQYLIGFSPTLTAGIWTGFDRGKQLENLEDKSVSKKVWIDFMEAAHEGTAPQPFIPPSGVQSVIVDIETGGIAVNECAKQRLIYVKDKDVPKKLCTDRTLREQHSGEKENSKMELFPFSFFE from the coding sequence GTGAAACGTACCGATTATATAAAATCTACAAATCGTAAAAAATGGAAAAAGATCGCATTATCTCTGTCGATCACGTCTATAGCCGCGATCCTAACTGTCTTAATCGCTCTTCGAATATATGCTCAAGTACTTGGTGCCCCTTCATTGAGCGTACCAAAGGCTTCATTGTTCCTCGATCATAGCGGACATCAGATCGGGGATCATTTTTCACAACATCGACGTTATTGGATGAAACTGTCCGATATGTCCCCTTTTCTTTCGGATGCCTTCGTTGCAACGGAAGATAAGAAATTTTATTCGCATAATGGATTTGATTACAAACGGATTGCGGGTGCAATTCTGAAAGATGTCAAAACGATGAGTAAAGCACAAGGAGCGAGTACGATTACTATGCAATATGCGCGGAATTTGTATTTGACGCACGAAAAGTCATGGACACGGAAACTGCATGAGGCACTCTTTGCCTATCGACTAGAAATTTTCTATGACAAGGATACGATATTGGAAGGTTATTTAAATACCGTCTACTTCGGCCATGGAATGTATGGAGTGGAAGCAGCGAGTCGATTTTATTTCTCCAAAGCAGCAAAAGATCTGACTTTAGAAGAAGCGGCTACGATTGCGGCGATCGCAAAAGGCCCTTCGATTTATTCGCCACTTGATCATCCCGAAAATTCACGTGATCGTCAATTGCTCGTACTGAATCAAATGGAGCTCTATGACTATATTTCTACTGAACAAAAAGAACGAGCAATAGAAGAGGAAATTGTACTCAAGACTGATAGTTGGAAAGATATGAAGCAAGTGGCACCTTATTTTTTGGATGCTGCGTGGCAACAAGCAGAAGACATCCTCGCTTCGAAAGGTCGAGCACCCGCGGAAGGTGGTTGGCAAATCCGAACGACGTTGAATCAACAGCACCAGCAAGCAGCAGAACAAGCAATTAAGCAAGCGATGCCTGAAAATGATTTGCAAATAGGATTCATTTCAATGGCCGCAGACACAGGCTTTGTTACATCCATGATAGGTGGTGTGGATTTTGGCGAAAGCTCCTTCAACCGTGTGACTCAAGCGAAACGTCAGCCAGGATCTGCGATGAAGCCGATCCTTTATGCAGCCGCGCTGGAAAAAGGCATGAATCCTTTAACGTTCATGACGGCTGAAAAAACGCTGTTTACGTATGATGACGGTCGTTCGACATATGAGCCAAGCAATATTAACGATGAGTTTGCAGCGAAGCCGATTTCATTGGCACAGGCAATTGCGATTTCGGATAATATTTATGCAGTCAAAACGCTTGAGCAAGTTGGTTACAAGCCCTACACGAAAATGGCGCAACGACTCGGGATCGACGTCACGTTTCCCGAATCCCCTGCAGTTGCTCTCGGCACTTCCGATGTGACGTTGTTCGAGATGACGACAGCGTATAATCGGATTGCGTCAAAAGGGAAACAAGTCGAACCCCAAATGATTTTATCTATTACGGATGCGAATGGAAAATTGGTCTATGAGCATCCCTCAAAGAAACCGAAACAAGTGATGTCGGAACAAGATGCGTTTGTACTGACGCATTTGATGACAGGAATGTTCGACCCCGTCTTCAATGATTATTTGACCTCTACAGGCCTATCCATGCGACCGAAACAAACACGGCCTTATGCAGCGAAGTCCGGAACGACGATATCGGATCAGTATTTGATTGGATTCTCACCTACATTAACAGCGGGAATTTGGACGGGGTTCGACCGTGGCAAGCAACTCGAGAATTTGGAAGATAAATCTGTCTCGAAAAAAGTGTGGATTGATTTTATGGAAGCGGCGCATGAGGGTACAGCACCGCAACCATTCATCCCCCCTTCTGGCGTGCAAAGTGTCATTGTAGACATCGAAACTGGCGGCATTGCTGTCAATGAATGTGCGAAGCAACGATTGATCTATGTGAAGGATAAAGATGTACCGAAGAAGTTATGTACGGATCGCACGTTGAGAGAACAGCATTCGGGGGAAAAAGAAAATTCTAAAATGGAGTTATTCCCGTTTTCATTTTTTGAGTGA
- the cbiB gene encoding adenosylcobinamide-phosphate synthase CbiB: protein MPAHFIAIAIGMVLDRLIGDPPNWPHPVKWLGTTISNLTKLLNKGRMRTIKGAILWLLICMTTFLLVIWLVSIAYRLHLIAGIAIEALLIAAGLAQKSLRDAAFVVYEPLKIGDVSEAREKLSWIVGRDTEKLDESEIARATIETVSENTSDGITAPLFWAFLLGAPGLWLYKAVNTLDSMIGYKDERYREFGKISAHMDDLFNWIPSRITGLLILLFTPNEGGHSFTQRMSGWLGDAKKHMSPNSGYLEAATAWQLNIQLGGRSTYRGVVSERAVLGPAVIANKEHIRSATYQMQVVSWTFWSLGTVIGGIFYAIA, encoded by the coding sequence ATCCCGGCGCATTTCATAGCGATTGCGATCGGCATGGTGCTCGACCGGCTCATTGGTGATCCACCTAACTGGCCCCATCCAGTCAAATGGCTGGGCACGACGATCAGTAATTTGACGAAGCTATTGAATAAAGGGCGTATGCGAACAATAAAAGGTGCGATTTTATGGTTACTTATTTGCATGACGACATTTCTACTAGTCATCTGGCTCGTAAGTATCGCATACCGTCTGCATCTGATCGCAGGCATCGCAATCGAAGCGCTACTCATTGCGGCTGGACTTGCGCAAAAGAGTTTGCGTGATGCGGCATTCGTAGTCTATGAGCCGTTGAAGATAGGAGATGTAAGCGAAGCACGTGAGAAACTGAGCTGGATTGTCGGCAGGGATACGGAGAAGCTCGATGAGAGTGAGATCGCCCGTGCGACGATTGAAACAGTTTCGGAAAACACGTCTGATGGCATCACAGCCCCCTTATTTTGGGCATTCTTGCTAGGGGCACCGGGCCTGTGGTTGTATAAGGCGGTCAATACACTTGATTCTATGATCGGGTACAAAGATGAGCGTTATCGTGAATTCGGAAAAATTTCAGCGCATATGGATGATCTTTTTAACTGGATTCCTTCTAGAATAACAGGATTGCTTATTCTATTGTTCACTCCGAATGAAGGTGGACATTCTTTTACACAGCGAATGAGTGGCTGGTTAGGCGATGCCAAAAAACATATGAGCCCGAATAGTGGCTATTTGGAAGCGGCAACTGCTTGGCAACTCAATATCCAATTAGGCGGACGCAGTACATATCGAGGAGTCGTATCGGAACGAGCGGTACTTGGCCCGGCAGTCATTGCGAATAAAGAACATATCCGCTCCGCTACGTATCAAATGCAAGTCGTGTCTTGGACTTTCTGGTCACTCGGCACAGTAATAGGGGGGATTTTCTATGCGATTGCCTGA